The sequence AGAACTTGAATTGTGCATCATCAATGATTCCTTGTTTATGAATGAAGTGCTGGATAGACCGCGGTTATCTCAAATGATCGTCAAAAATTGCAAATTTAACAATACTGATTTCAGCAATATCGAAATCACTGATGTCATTTTTGAAAATTGCGATTTTTCGAACGCGCTTTTAAGTCATTCCTCCATACACAGGGTAGTATTTAAAAATTGCAAATTATTAGGTCTTGATTTGACAGAGTCTCGCTTCGGCAATGTAGAGTTTGATAATTCTATACTGAACTTAACTGCATTCGGAAACTCAAAACTAGAAAAAGTTATATTTCAAGATACTTCATCAGAAGGTGCTGATTTTTATGATTGTATCTTTAAAAAAGTTAAGTTTAACAGATGCAATATCGACGGTGCAAACTTCGAAAAAACGCCACTTAAAGGCATCGACCTCAGCCATTCTACTTTCGAATCGCTTATCGTATCATTTGATGATCTTAAAGGCTGCAAAGTAAATTCTCGTCAGGCCATTCAAATGGCTTCTTTATTAGGCCTGATTGTTACGGATTAAGTTCCATATTAAAAAAATAGAAGCGTAATCAAATCGCTTTCCTGACGATACTCCTCTATGTATTTTCAAAGTAGCATGCTAACCGCATTTACACCCGCTGCTACTTTGAATCTATTTCTTTTTTAATATAAATATTTCTCTAATAAAGGCCCCGATTGCTGCAGATAGAAAGATTATACCTAGTAAATTTACAACTCTTACAAATGGATAGGGCGTATAAATCACTTGTAAACCTTGAACAATGACAATTGAGCC comes from Sporosarcina sp. FSL K6-3457 and encodes:
- a CDS encoding pentapeptide repeat-containing protein — encoded protein: MKIDSPKIPNDLPTMNFQDIFYQEDPELELCIINDSLFMNEVLDRPRLSQMIVKNCKFNNTDFSNIEITDVIFENCDFSNALLSHSSIHRVVFKNCKLLGLDLTESRFGNVEFDNSILNLTAFGNSKLEKVIFQDTSSEGADFYDCIFKKVKFNRCNIDGANFEKTPLKGIDLSHSTFESLIVSFDDLKGCKVNSRQAIQMASLLGLIVTD